The Flavobacterium jumunjinense genome includes a region encoding these proteins:
- a CDS encoding gamma carbonic anhydrase family protein, which translates to MIIKEVRGKYPQIPEDCYVAENATIVGDVVFGEKCSVWFNAVIRGDVNAIKIGNKVNIQDGAVIHCTYEKHPTIIGNNVSIGHNAIVHGCEVKDNVLIGMGAIVMDNCVIESNSIIGAGSVVTQNTVVESGTIYAGIPAKKVKDINASDFAGEIERISNNYVMYSSWFKEE; encoded by the coding sequence ATGATAATAAAAGAAGTAAGAGGTAAATATCCTCAAATACCAGAAGATTGTTATGTTGCAGAAAACGCGACAATAGTTGGAGATGTTGTTTTTGGAGAAAAATGTAGCGTATGGTTTAATGCGGTAATAAGAGGCGATGTAAACGCTATTAAAATCGGAAACAAGGTAAATATTCAAGATGGAGCAGTAATTCATTGTACCTATGAAAAACACCCTACAATTATAGGAAATAACGTTTCGATTGGTCACAATGCAATTGTACATGGATGTGAGGTAAAGGATAATGTACTTATTGGAATGGGAGCAATTGTTATGGATAATTGCGTGATAGAAAGTAATTCAATAATTGGTGCAGGTTCTGTTGTTACTCAAAATACAGTAGTCGAATCTGGGACAATTTATGCAGGAATTCCAGCGAAAAAAGTTAAAGATATAAATGCAAGTGATTTTGCAGGAGAAATTGAACGTATTTCGAATAACTATGTAATGTATTCTAGCTGGTTTAAAGAAGAGTAG
- a CDS encoding PorP/SprF family type IX secretion system membrane protein: MDFKKSYLILVLFLTQLSFSQEGIAVYSDYLSDNYYLIHPSMAGAANCGKIRLTGRQQWFGQQDAPSLQTLSFNTSIDEDGKSGIGAIVFNDKNGYHSQRGAKLTYAHHLRFSRGTSDLNQLSFGLSAAFVQSQLDETEFQNQAFDPFIVGGIYQKDAYFNVDLGMSYHYLDFFTHFTVKNFLANRREIYSEGIESDNLRKFLWSAGAVFGDEDRLLWEPSFLFQYTQETTEKAIDLNLKVYKGMDFGRVWAGLSYRRSFDGAEYLNGNKVDEQKLQYVTPILGINYKQFMFAYTYSHIIGNIKFDNGGFHQLTLGMDIFCKAKEWSCNCPAVN, from the coding sequence ATGGATTTCAAAAAAAGTTATTTAATTTTAGTATTGTTTCTTACACAATTATCATTTTCGCAAGAAGGAATAGCAGTTTATTCAGATTATTTATCTGACAACTATTATTTAATCCACCCGTCAATGGCCGGAGCTGCCAATTGTGGGAAAATACGATTAACTGGACGTCAACAATGGTTTGGTCAACAAGACGCTCCATCTTTACAAACATTAAGTTTTAATACTTCAATAGATGAAGATGGAAAATCAGGTATAGGAGCAATTGTTTTTAATGATAAAAACGGATATCATTCACAAAGAGGAGCGAAATTAACGTATGCACATCACTTGCGTTTTTCAAGAGGGACATCAGATTTAAATCAATTATCATTTGGTTTAAGTGCTGCTTTTGTTCAAAGTCAATTAGACGAAACTGAATTTCAAAATCAAGCATTCGATCCATTTATAGTTGGAGGGATTTATCAAAAAGATGCCTATTTTAATGTAGATTTAGGAATGTCTTATCACTACCTTGACTTCTTTACACATTTCACGGTTAAAAATTTCTTAGCAAATAGAAGAGAGATATATTCAGAAGGTATTGAGTCAGATAACTTAAGAAAATTTTTATGGAGTGCAGGAGCTGTTTTTGGAGATGAAGATAGATTATTATGGGAGCCTTCGTTCTTATTTCAGTACACTCAAGAAACTACAGAGAAAGCAATCGATTTAAACTTGAAAGTTTATAAAGGAATGGACTTTGGTAGAGTTTGGGCAGGTTTGTCATACAGAAGAAGTTTTGATGGAGCAGAATATTTAAACGGAAACAAAGTAGACGAACAAAAATTACAATATGTAACGCCTATATTGGGTATTAATTATAAACAATTTATGTTTGCTTATACTTATTCACATATTATAGGGAATATTAAATTCGACAATGGAGGATTTCATCAATTAACATTAGGAATGGATATATTCTGTAAAGCTAAAGAGTGGAGCTGTAATTGTCCTGCTGTGAACTAA
- the murI gene encoding glutamate racemase, with amino-acid sequence MTKNNPIGLFDSGIGGTSIWKEIHLLLPSEDTIYLADSYNAPYGLKSKEEIIALSFKNTEFLLNNNCKIIVVACNTATTNAIKELRAKYKVPFIGIEPAIKPAANLSKTETIGILATKGTLNSELFHEKLLNYPNIKFVEQIGHGLVQLIESGDINSTEMSVLLESYLKPMIVQNIDYLVLGCSHYPYLVPQIKKILPEHIKIIDSGEAVAKQTFNILNKFDFLNSNNQISNSIFYTNTNPTVLKSILGDNENVFYNDF; translated from the coding sequence ATGACAAAAAACAATCCTATAGGACTTTTTGATTCCGGAATAGGCGGAACATCAATTTGGAAAGAAATACATTTACTACTGCCTAGTGAAGACACTATCTATTTAGCAGATAGTTACAATGCTCCTTATGGATTAAAATCTAAAGAGGAAATTATAGCGCTTTCTTTTAAAAACACAGAATTCCTATTAAACAATAATTGTAAAATTATTGTTGTTGCCTGCAATACTGCTACAACGAACGCAATAAAGGAATTAAGAGCTAAATACAAAGTTCCTTTTATTGGAATTGAACCAGCAATTAAACCTGCTGCAAATTTATCCAAAACAGAGACTATCGGAATTTTAGCTACAAAAGGTACACTTAATAGCGAATTATTTCATGAGAAGCTCTTAAATTACCCTAATATCAAGTTTGTAGAACAAATTGGACATGGCTTAGTTCAATTAATAGAAAGCGGTGATATTAACTCAACTGAAATGAGTGTTCTTTTAGAAAGTTATTTAAAACCAATGATTGTACAGAACATAGATTATTTAGTTCTTGGCTGTAGTCATTATCCTTATCTGGTTCCACAAATTAAAAAAATTCTTCCAGAGCATATTAAAATTATAGATTCTGGTGAAGCTGTAGCTAAACAAACTTTCAACATTTTAAATAAATTTGATTTCTTAAACAGCAACAATCAAATAAGCAATTCGATTTTTTACACAAATACCAACCCTACAGTTTTAAAATCTATTTTAGGTGATAATGAAAATGTTTTTTACAACGATTTTTAG
- a CDS encoding choice-of-anchor L domain-containing protein has protein sequence MKKLYYLFLMLFAVFGFSQSITVNTTTYTVPELVQDVLIDSPCALVSNFTSSPACGIGYFEYSGTNFDFPAGMILRNGTVTSTAGQYTNTDLSTDCSGVGDADLLAISNASGQTGTINDATYVQFDFTPLTDNFSFNFVFASNEYGTYQCSFADVFAFILTDLTTNTSTNLAVIPGTTTPVSVVNIRDTANNAVCASANVSFFDTYYELPIGSTGPLANSLMNMRGFTVPMTASATVVPNNNYRIKLAIGDYTDSSFDSVVFIEAGSFNVGTADLSYPVGTGIETVDMTVANGLALCPGDTKLIDTGLSSTDYNFVWTLDNGSGPNVIAGETGPTLLVTQGGTYCVEASNVSGGSCIQTDCIIVEYLPGFSVNSPAADLESCDENFNLNDNIPEILGSLDPASYDVFFFASAADANAGFPQISNIFVDSSPSTTIYVRVENFTIPCPAFSQFNLVTVPCGNPDQPSDMVVCDDPSNDGFEIFDLTSQDAVILGVNSAADYSVTYYTTQAGADDYTVTTTDAATPYTGFNGTNQVIYVRMQSIADPTVYNTTTFNLVVTPTPVLTSLSGTGPICAGSDAIFTLVGTANATVTYTLDGGSTTDTVVLDASGNGTVTVVGAMINQMIELSSISVGSCVTPLTNTATITVNPLPAITSLTTNSPICAGEDAIFTIVGTPDAVVDYTLNTVAQSINLDALGNGTITVTAATVDQTVALTLITNPTTTCSLVVTDTATITVNPLPTVTSLTTNSPICAGEDAIFTIVGTPDGVVDYTDNTGAQSITLDASGNGVVTIIGALVDQTITLSLITNPATTCSSVVTNTAIITVNPLPVLTSLSGNGPICAGEDAIFTVVGTPDAVVDYTLNTVAQSITLDALGNGTIIVTAAAVDQTVALTLITNPTTTCSLVVTDTATITVNPLPTVTSLTTNSPICAGEDAVFTIVGTPDAVVDYTDNIGAKSITLDGSGNGVVTIVGALVDQTITLSLITNPTTTCSSVVTDATTITVVLLPVLTSLSGNGPICAGEDAIFTLDGTANATVTYTLDGGTTTDTVILDASGNGTVTVVGAMINQMIELSSISVGSCVSSLTDTETIIVNPLPTITSLTTNGPICAGEDAIFTIVGTPDAVVDYTLNTVAQSITLDALGNGTITVTVATVDQTVALTLITNPTTTCSSVVTDTATITVNPLPTVTSLTTNSPICEGEDAIFTLVGTPDAVVDYTDNTGAQSITLDASGNGVVTIVGALVDQTITLSLITNPTTTCSSVVTNTATITVNPLPVLTSLSGNGPICAGSDAIFTIVGTPDAVVDYTLNTVAQSITLDALGNGTITVTAATVDQTIGLTLITNPTTTCSLVVTDTATITVNPLPTVTSLTTNSPICEGEDAIFTIVGTPDATVSYTITGVVATQTVLLDASGNGIITVTAATTDQTVTLSFIENTTTNCISPLTNTATIVVNAIPDVTSVIGNGPICENEDAIFTIVGTPNATVSYAITGVATTQTIVLDASGNGIITVAGAMATQTINLIDIFIGSCLRNLSNSATVVVNPLPNVTSITNNGPICSATNAVFTITGTPGSQVSYTGVSGLPASPVTLSASGSATVMVANATTNQTINLTLVTNPTTSCNSALTMTSTVVISAATTLTLISDVATENQTICENFSLSSINYQVLGTATNVVVTGLPTGVTSSYNAVTGVASISGTPSAPGVYPYTITTTGGCAPQATDNGVITVTIAPTVTIVNNTPTICDGEAMDVTITSDVPGATIYWTASAQGINEIISGNGVGPIVLNQNLTLQTGQFLPVDLVVTTYGVADCIGQTQTFTVRINPIPSVDYTVIDDSICSGETTQISLFSDDYPGASFSWTSEVVSGGTVSGMSNGSGSMITDTLTTANLTASTVVYHVTPTMGICAGTVVDITITVNPVPVDDLTFSGSINAICSGEMPNVTVASGNNNVVYEWSVQLNGVAVTGGVTSGVSTSNIHLIDHVLTTTGLVAGTAVYTFTPRLGDCLGVPRQYTQIVNPLPQPVLLDGSICVELSTGLVFQSHHLDSGIPNTANYDFNWYFNGAPIPTATQSTYDATEAGSYYVEVQNITTGCSNTSNTITVNEINNATDFTYTVTNAFTDNATITITVIDGNGSLLYQLDDRDLQDSNVFTGVSAGEHIVTVVDEKGCTYLEKSILVVDYPKFFTPNGDGYNETWNIFSLRGQSNTKIYIFDRYGKLIKQISPESQGWDGTFNGKQLPSADYWFTVEYEENQQKKVFKAHFSLKR, from the coding sequence ATGAAAAAGCTTTACTATTTATTTTTAATGTTGTTTGCGGTTTTCGGATTTTCTCAATCAATTACTGTTAATACAACAACATATACTGTACCAGAGTTGGTTCAGGATGTACTAATAGATTCCCCCTGTGCATTAGTATCTAATTTTACATCTTCACCTGCTTGCGGTATTGGATATTTTGAGTATTCAGGTACGAATTTTGATTTTCCAGCAGGGATGATTCTGAGGAATGGAACTGTTACATCTACAGCAGGTCAATATACTAATACGGATTTGTCAACCGATTGTTCAGGTGTAGGTGATGCGGATCTATTAGCAATCAGTAATGCAAGTGGACAAACAGGAACAATTAATGATGCAACTTATGTGCAATTTGATTTTACGCCCTTAACTGATAATTTTAGTTTTAACTTTGTTTTCGCATCTAATGAGTATGGAACATATCAATGTAGCTTTGCTGATGTTTTTGCATTTATCTTAACAGATTTAACTACAAATACGTCAACTAATTTAGCTGTAATTCCTGGCACCACAACTCCAGTTTCAGTTGTTAATATTAGAGATACGGCCAATAATGCTGTTTGTGCATCAGCAAATGTTTCTTTTTTTGATACTTATTATGAGTTACCGATTGGTTCTACTGGGCCGTTAGCTAATAGTTTGATGAATATGAGAGGTTTTACAGTTCCAATGACTGCATCTGCAACGGTAGTGCCAAATAATAATTATAGAATAAAGCTTGCAATTGGAGATTATACCGATTCTTCTTTTGATTCGGTAGTGTTTATTGAAGCTGGAAGTTTTAATGTGGGTACAGCCGATTTATCTTATCCTGTAGGAACAGGTATTGAAACTGTAGACATGACAGTTGCTAATGGTTTAGCTTTGTGTCCTGGTGATACAAAACTTATAGATACGGGACTTAGTTCAACGGATTATAATTTTGTTTGGACTCTAGATAACGGTTCGGGACCAAATGTAATTGCGGGTGAAACTGGCCCAACATTATTAGTGACTCAAGGAGGTACATATTGTGTTGAAGCAAGTAATGTTTCAGGAGGGAGCTGTATTCAGACAGATTGTATTATAGTTGAATATCTTCCTGGTTTTTCTGTAAACAGTCCTGCTGCTGATTTAGAAAGTTGTGATGAGAATTTTAATCTTAATGATAATATACCTGAAATTTTAGGCTCTTTAGACCCTGCTAGTTACGATGTTTTTTTCTTTGCATCTGCTGCAGATGCAAATGCAGGTTTTCCACAAATTTCAAATATTTTTGTAGACTCTAGTCCATCAACGACTATATATGTAAGGGTAGAGAATTTTACAATTCCTTGTCCTGCTTTTTCTCAATTTAATTTAGTGACTGTGCCTTGTGGAAATCCTGATCAACCATCCGATATGGTTGTTTGTGACGATCCTAGTAATGATGGTTTTGAAATTTTTGATTTGACTTCTCAAGATGCCGTTATATTAGGAGTTAATAGTGCTGCGGATTATAGTGTTACTTATTACACTACACAAGCAGGAGCAGATGATTATACAGTCACTACTACAGATGCAGCTACACCGTACACAGGCTTTAATGGTACAAATCAAGTGATTTATGTAAGGATGCAAAGTATTGCCGACCCAACAGTTTATAATACGACGACCTTTAATTTAGTTGTAACGCCTACACCAGTTTTAACGAGTTTAAGTGGAACTGGACCAATTTGTGCAGGATCAGATGCTATTTTCACGCTAGTTGGTACTGCTAACGCTACGGTTACTTATACTTTAGATGGCGGAAGTACAACGGATACTGTTGTTTTGGATGCTTCTGGAAACGGAACAGTTACAGTAGTAGGTGCAATGATTAATCAAATGATTGAATTATCATCTATTTCCGTAGGAAGTTGTGTTACTCCATTAACAAATACAGCAACGATTACAGTTAATCCATTACCAGCAATAACGAGTTTAACGACTAATAGTCCGATTTGTGCAGGTGAAGATGCTATTTTTACTATAGTTGGAACGCCCGATGCAGTTGTAGATTATACTTTAAATACGGTTGCACAAAGTATCAATTTAGACGCTTTAGGAAATGGAACAATAACAGTTACAGCAGCTACAGTTGACCAAACAGTTGCGTTAACATTAATTACCAATCCAACAACTACTTGTTCATTAGTAGTAACAGATACAGCAACAATAACTGTTAACCCGTTGCCAACAGTAACAAGTTTAACGACAAACAGTCCAATTTGTGCAGGTGAAGATGCTATTTTTACGATAGTTGGAACGCCTGACGGAGTTGTTGATTATACCGATAATACAGGTGCTCAAAGTATTACTTTAGATGCTTCTGGAAACGGAGTTGTTACTATAATTGGAGCGCTAGTAGATCAAACGATTACTTTATCGTTAATTACAAACCCAGCAACTACTTGTTCATCAGTAGTAACAAATACAGCAATAATTACGGTAAATCCATTGCCTGTTTTAACAAGTTTAAGTGGAAACGGACCGATTTGTGCAGGCGAAGATGCTATTTTTACAGTAGTTGGAACGCCTGATGCAGTTGTTGATTATACTTTAAATACAGTTGCTCAAAGTATTACTTTAGATGCTTTAGGAAATGGAACAATAATAGTTACAGCAGCTGCAGTAGATCAAACAGTTGCGTTAACATTAATTACCAATCCAACAACTACTTGTTCATTAGTAGTAACAGATACAGCAACAATAACTGTTAACCCGTTGCCAACAGTAACAAGTTTAACGACAAATAGTCCAATTTGTGCAGGCGAAGATGCTGTTTTCACGATAGTTGGAACGCCCGATGCAGTTGTTGATTATACTGATAATATTGGTGCAAAAAGTATTACTTTAGATGGCTCTGGAAACGGAGTTGTTACTATAGTTGGAGCGCTAGTAGACCAAACAATTACTTTATCATTAATTACAAACCCAACGACTACATGTTCTTCAGTAGTAACTGATGCAACAACTATAACAGTAGTTCTGTTGCCAGTTTTAACGAGTTTAAGTGGGAACGGACCAATTTGTGCGGGCGAAGATGCTATTTTTACGCTAGATGGTACTGCTAACGCTACCGTTACTTATACTTTAGATGGAGGAACTACAACGGATACTGTTATTTTGGATGCTTCTGGAAACGGAACAGTTACAGTAGTAGGAGCAATGATTAATCAAATGATTGAATTATCATCTATTTCAGTAGGAAGTTGTGTTAGTTCATTAACAGATACAGAAACAATAATTGTAAATCCATTACCAACAATAACAAGTTTAACGACTAATGGTCCAATTTGTGCAGGCGAAGATGCTATTTTTACTATAGTTGGAACGCCCGATGCAGTTGTAGATTATACTTTAAATACGGTTGCTCAAAGTATCACTTTAGATGCTTTAGGAAATGGAACAATAACAGTTACAGTAGCTACAGTTGATCAAACAGTTGCGTTAACATTAATTACAAATCCAACAACTACTTGTTCCTCAGTAGTAACAGATACAGCAACAATAACTGTAAATCCATTACCAACAGTAACAAGTTTAACGACAAACAGTCCAATTTGCGAAGGCGAAGATGCTATTTTCACGCTAGTTGGAACACCTGATGCAGTTGTTGATTATACCGATAATACAGGTGCTCAAAGTATTACTTTAGATGCTTCTGGAAACGGAGTTGTTACTATAGTTGGAGCGCTAGTAGATCAAACGATTACTTTATCGTTAATTACAAACCCAACAACTACTTGTTCATCAGTAGTAACAAATACGGCTACAATTACGGTAAATCCACTGCCTGTTTTAACAAGTTTAAGTGGAAACGGACCTATTTGTGCAGGATCGGATGCTATTTTTACTATAGTTGGAACGCCAGATGCAGTTGTAGATTATACTTTAAATACGGTTGCTCAAAGTATCACTTTAGATGCTTTAGGAAATGGAACAATAACAGTTACAGCAGCTACAGTAGATCAGACGATTGGATTAACATTAATTACAAATCCAACAACTACTTGTTCATTAGTAGTAACAGATACAGCAACAATAACTGTAAATCCGTTGCCAACGGTAACAAGTTTAACGACTAACAGTCCAATTTGCGAAGGCGAAGATGCTATTTTTACGATAGTTGGAACGCCTGATGCTACAGTGAGTTATACCATTACAGGAGTTGTAGCTACACAAACAGTTCTTCTAGATGCTTCTGGGAATGGAATAATAACAGTAACAGCAGCAACAACAGATCAGACTGTTACATTATCATTTATCGAAAACACAACAACAAATTGTATTTCGCCATTAACCAATACAGCAACGATTGTAGTTAATGCGATTCCAGATGTTACAAGTGTAATAGGAAACGGACCAATTTGTGAGAATGAAGATGCTATTTTCACGATAGTTGGAACGCCAAATGCTACAGTTAGTTATGCAATAACAGGAGTTGCAACAACTCAGACGATTGTTTTAGATGCTTCTGGAAATGGCATAATAACAGTTGCAGGAGCAATGGCTACGCAGACGATTAATTTGATAGATATTTTTATAGGAAGCTGTTTAAGAAACTTAAGTAATTCAGCAACAGTAGTGGTTAATCCATTACCTAATGTTACAAGTATAACCAACAATGGTCCAATTTGTTCTGCTACAAATGCTGTGTTTACTATTACAGGAACACCAGGGTCGCAAGTTAGTTATACAGGAGTTTCAGGTTTACCTGCTAGTCCAGTTACGTTGAGTGCTTCAGGATCAGCAACGGTAATGGTGGCTAATGCTACTACAAACCAAACAATAAACTTAACGTTGGTAACTAATCCAACGACAAGTTGTAATAGTGCATTAACAATGACATCAACAGTTGTTATTTCAGCAGCAACGACATTAACATTGATTTCTGATGTAGCGACAGAGAACCAAACAATTTGTGAGAACTTTTCATTAAGTTCGATCAACTATCAAGTTTTAGGAACAGCAACGAATGTAGTTGTTACAGGTTTACCAACAGGAGTAACAAGTTCTTATAATGCAGTAACAGGAGTTGCAAGCATAAGCGGAACGCCAAGTGCTCCAGGAGTTTATCCTTATACAATAACAACAACAGGAGGTTGTGCACCACAAGCGACAGATAATGGAGTGATAACAGTTACTATTGCCCCAACAGTTACTATTGTGAATAACACGCCAACGATTTGCGATGGAGAGGCTATGGATGTAACAATAACATCAGATGTTCCAGGAGCAACAATTTATTGGACAGCTTCAGCACAAGGAATAAATGAAATTATTTCAGGAAATGGAGTAGGGCCAATTGTCTTAAATCAAAACCTTACATTACAAACAGGGCAGTTTTTACCAGTAGATTTAGTAGTTACAACTTATGGTGTTGCTGATTGTATTGGACAAACTCAAACTTTTACGGTTCGAATTAATCCAATTCCATCGGTTGATTATACTGTTATTGATGATTCGATATGTTCAGGAGAAACGACACAAATTAGTTTGTTTTCAGATGATTATCCAGGAGCAAGTTTTAGTTGGACTTCAGAAGTTGTTTCAGGAGGAACAGTTTCTGGAATGAGTAATGGTTCAGGATCAATGATTACAGATACTTTAACGACTGCAAATTTAACGGCTTCAACGGTTGTGTATCATGTAACTCCAACAATGGGTATTTGTGCAGGAACGGTTGTTGATATTACAATTACAGTAAATCCAGTACCGGTTGATGATTTAACATTCTCGGGTTCTATAAACGCAATTTGTAGTGGAGAGATGCCTAATGTTACGGTAGCATCAGGAAACAACAATGTAGTTTACGAGTGGAGTGTTCAGTTGAATGGAGTAGCGGTAACAGGAGGAGTTACAAGTGGTGTTTCTACAAGTAATATTCACTTGATAGATCATGTTTTAACCACTACAGGATTGGTAGCAGGAACGGCAGTTTATACCTTTACACCAAGATTAGGAGATTGTTTAGGAGTGCCAAGACAGTATACTCAAATTGTAAACCCATTACCGCAACCTGTATTGTTAGATGGTTCAATTTGTGTTGAATTATCAACAGGTTTAGTATTCCAAAGTCATCATTTAGATTCAGGAATACCAAATACTGCAAATTATGATTTCAATTGGTATTTCAATGGAGCACCAATTCCAACAGCAACACAAAGTACCTATGATGCTACAGAAGCTGGATCTTATTATGTAGAGGTTCAAAACATAACTACAGGGTGTTCGAATACATCAAATACAATAACAGTAAACGAGATCAATAACGCTACAGATTTCACCTATACAGTAACAAATGCATTTACAGATAATGCAACAATAACAATAACAGTAATAGACGGAAATGGAAGTCTTTTATATCAATTAGATGATCGAGATCTTCAAGATTCGAATGTATTTACAGGAGTAAGTGCAGGAGAACATATTGTTACAGTAGTAGATGAAAAAGGTTGTACTTATCTAGAAAAGAGTATTTTAGTAGTTGATTATCCTAAGTTCTTTACACCAAATGGAGATGGGTATAATGAAACTTGGAATATTTTTTCATTAAGAGGTCAATCTAACACAAAAATTTATATCTTTGACCGATACGGTAAATTGATCAAACAAATCAGCCCGGAAAGCCAAGGTTGGGATGGTACCTTTAACGGTAAACAATTACCTTCAGCAGATTACTGGTTCACAGTAGAGTATGAAGAAAACCAACAAAAGAAAGTATTTAAAGCACATTTTTCATTAAAACGATAA
- a CDS encoding NifU family protein: MSEISIKSTNSPSILKFELENHITKGKNFEYKNIDETKNSPLASKLFYLPFVKTVYISANFIAIEKFSIVEWEDVQNEVAQQIKNFIEDGGVILIEDENPTKKIPITVYAETTPNPSVQKFVCNKLLTNTLLECKNIDDTIASPLAKELFKFSFVKEIFFDENYISITKYEVADWNEITLELRTFIKEYIENGNVVIDESLITKTVVHTKQQDEYFDKLDTTSQQIINILEEYIKPAVQSDGGNIMFESFDADSKKVKVILQGACSGCPSSTFTLKNGIENMLRQMLNDNDLMVEAINA; encoded by the coding sequence ATGTCAGAAATATCGATTAAAAGCACAAATAGTCCTTCGATTTTGAAGTTTGAGTTGGAAAATCACATCACAAAAGGTAAAAATTTCGAATATAAAAACATTGATGAGACTAAAAATTCTCCTCTTGCATCCAAGTTATTTTATCTACCTTTTGTTAAAACTGTATACATCTCTGCTAATTTTATTGCAATTGAAAAATTCTCTATTGTAGAATGGGAAGATGTTCAAAATGAAGTGGCTCAACAAATTAAAAACTTCATTGAAGATGGTGGAGTAATTTTGATTGAAGATGAAAATCCAACAAAAAAGATTCCAATAACAGTTTATGCTGAAACAACTCCTAATCCGTCAGTTCAAAAATTTGTTTGTAATAAGCTACTAACAAATACTTTATTAGAATGTAAGAACATTGACGATACAATTGCATCTCCTCTTGCAAAAGAACTTTTTAAATTTTCATTTGTAAAGGAAATATTTTTTGATGAAAACTATATTTCAATTACCAAATATGAAGTTGCAGACTGGAATGAGATTACTTTAGAGTTACGCACTTTCATTAAAGAGTATATTGAAAATGGAAATGTAGTTATTGATGAATCATTAATTACAAAAACAGTAGTACACACTAAGCAACAAGATGAATATTTTGATAAATTAGACACTACTTCTCAACAAATAATAAACATATTAGAGGAATACATTAAACCAGCAGTTCAAAGTGATGGTGGAAACATTATGTTTGAATCTTTTGATGCCGATTCTAAAAAGGTTAAAGTTATATTACAAGGAGCTTGTAGCGGCTGTCCTTCTTCTACCTTTACTTTAAAAAACGGAATTGAAAACATGTTAAGACAAATGTTAAATGACAATGATTTAATGGTTGAAGCTATTAATGCATAA
- a CDS encoding OmpH family outer membrane protein: protein MKQFKTLAIALVLIITTQVSAQSKTAHIDVKALMTTMPEMKTAQAQLQTLQETYDKEYKGMVQEYQTKLQKYEQEAPTAGEAVNETRSKEMQTMGQRIQEFQQKASSQLQQKELDLLKPIMEKAQAAIQKVATAKGYDYVLDATEGSGLIVAKGPDLLADVKKQLGF from the coding sequence ATGAAACAATTTAAAACTTTAGCTATTGCATTAGTACTTATAATCACTACACAAGTATCTGCACAATCGAAAACGGCTCATATTGATGTGAAAGCATTAATGACTACTATGCCTGAGATGAAAACAGCTCAAGCACAATTACAGACTCTTCAAGAAACTTATGACAAAGAGTACAAAGGAATGGTTCAAGAATACCAAACTAAATTACAAAAATACGAACAAGAAGCTCCAACAGCTGGTGAAGCAGTAAACGAAACTCGCTCTAAAGAAATGCAAACTATGGGGCAACGTATTCAAGAATTTCAACAAAAAGCTAGTAGTCAATTGCAACAAAAAGAATTAGACTTACTAAAACCAATCATGGAAAAAGCACAAGCGGCTATTCAAAAAGTAGCTACTGCTAAAGGTTATGACTATGTTTTAGATGCTACTGAAGGTAGTGGTTTAATCGTTGCTAAAGGTCCAGATTTATTAGCAGATGTTAAGAAACAATTAGGTTTCTAA